In one window of Pseudomonas chlororaphis subsp. chlororaphis DNA:
- a CDS encoding aminotransferase: MLLATLIHRASLPGPQVTSQQALDLLAVHYGLGGTLQSLGSQQDLNYRLDSPRGRFVLKICRGDYAALELQAQHAALKHLGSHPELHVPRVIPAKNGADLLSLEVDGQALHVRLLDYIEGQPLTHLKHLGPELAAGFGRLCGQMDLALADFQHPGLERTLQWDARHAHSLINHLLPVIADEQQRRLIAEVAEQAERRVQRLAEQLPVQAIHLDITDDNVVWQRDAQRHWQVQGVIDFGDLIRTWRITDLSVTCAALLHHAEGDPFCILPAVRAYHAVNPLQQAELLALWPLIVARAAVLVLSGEQQVSIDPGNQYSRDNLSHEWEIFRVATSVPFELMEAAILGAVGQTLPAIAGEGFAPLLPGLVGREFALIDLGVLSPHFEAGNWEQPEIDTRLLQQAAAAHGLAASRYGQYRLSRTCPDSAVEPDTFPLHVQLQVPSGTAVEAPFAGVLHRATDGALRLDGPQLSVRLWGVTPSVHAGAALVKGQVLGAVDGGLKVQLCRGAQLDPPLFCTPSRAAAWQALCPSPAALLGLACDAEPELDSHALLARRDASFARSQKHYYVDPPRIERGWRNHLIDMQGRSYLDMLNNVAVLGHGHPRMAAEAARQWSLLNTNSRFHYAAIAEFSERLLELAPDSMDRVFLVNSGSEANDLAIRLAWAYSGGRDLLSVLEAYHGWTVGADAVSTSIADNPQALSSRPDWVHPVTAPNTYRGEFRGQDSTADYVRSVEHNLAKLAEQNRQLAGFICEPVYGNAGGIALPPGYLKQVYALVRAQGGVCIADEVQVGYGRMGTFFWGFEEQGVVPDIITMAKGMGNGQPLGAVITRREIAEALEAEGYFFSSAGGSPVSCRIGMAVLDVMQEEKLWENAQVVGGHFKQRLEALIERYPLVGAVHGSGFYLGLELIRDRQTLEPATQETALLCDRLRELGIFMQPTGDDLNILKIKPPMVTTRQSVDFFVDMLAKVLEEGL, from the coding sequence ATGTTGCTCGCCACGTTGATTCACCGCGCCAGTCTGCCCGGTCCGCAAGTCACCTCGCAGCAGGCGCTGGACCTGCTCGCAGTGCACTACGGCCTTGGCGGCACGCTGCAATCGTTGGGCAGCCAGCAGGATCTCAACTACCGGCTCGACAGTCCCCGGGGACGTTTTGTCCTGAAGATCTGCCGTGGCGACTACGCCGCCCTGGAACTGCAGGCGCAACATGCGGCGCTCAAGCACCTGGGCAGCCACCCCGAGCTGCACGTACCCCGGGTAATCCCGGCGAAGAACGGCGCCGACCTGCTGTCCCTGGAAGTCGACGGCCAGGCGCTGCATGTGCGCCTGCTCGACTACATCGAAGGCCAGCCGCTGACCCACCTCAAGCACCTGGGCCCCGAGCTGGCGGCCGGCTTCGGCCGGTTGTGCGGGCAGATGGACCTGGCCCTGGCGGACTTCCAGCACCCGGGCCTGGAACGCACCCTGCAATGGGACGCGCGCCACGCCCATAGCCTGATCAATCACCTGTTGCCGGTGATCGCCGACGAACAGCAACGCCGCCTGATCGCCGAAGTGGCCGAGCAGGCCGAGCGCCGTGTGCAGCGCCTGGCCGAGCAGTTGCCGGTGCAGGCGATCCACCTGGACATCACCGACGACAACGTGGTCTGGCAGCGTGACGCCCAGCGCCACTGGCAGGTACAGGGGGTGATCGATTTCGGCGACCTGATCCGCACCTGGCGCATCACTGACCTGTCGGTGACCTGCGCGGCGCTGCTGCACCATGCCGAGGGCGATCCGTTCTGCATCCTGCCGGCGGTCCGCGCTTATCACGCGGTCAATCCACTGCAGCAGGCCGAGCTGCTGGCGTTGTGGCCGCTGATCGTGGCCCGCGCCGCGGTGCTGGTGCTCAGTGGCGAACAGCAGGTGAGCATCGACCCGGGCAACCAGTACAGCCGCGACAACCTGAGCCACGAATGGGAGATCTTCCGCGTCGCCACCTCGGTGCCGTTCGAATTGATGGAAGCGGCGATCCTCGGAGCGGTAGGGCAGACGCTGCCGGCCATCGCCGGCGAAGGTTTTGCCCCCTTGCTGCCGGGCCTGGTGGGGCGCGAGTTCGCCCTGATCGACCTGGGCGTGCTCAGCCCGCACTTCGAGGCCGGCAACTGGGAGCAGCCCGAGATCGATACCCGGCTGTTGCAACAGGCCGCGGCGGCCCATGGATTGGCGGCCAGTCGCTACGGGCAGTACCGCCTGTCCCGGACCTGCCCGGACAGTGCCGTCGAGCCGGACACCTTCCCGTTGCACGTGCAGTTGCAGGTACCGTCGGGCACGGCGGTCGAAGCGCCTTTTGCCGGGGTGCTGCACCGCGCCACAGACGGTGCGTTGCGCCTCGATGGCCCGCAATTGAGTGTGCGGCTGTGGGGCGTCACGCCCTCGGTGCATGCCGGAGCGGCGCTGGTCAAAGGCCAGGTGCTGGGGGCGGTGGATGGCGGGCTCAAGGTCCAGCTGTGCCGTGGCGCGCAGCTCGATCCGCCGCTGTTCTGCACGCCCTCGCGGGCCGCGGCATGGCAGGCGCTGTGCCCGTCGCCGGCGGCGCTGCTGGGCCTGGCCTGCGACGCCGAGCCGGAGCTCGACTCGCACGCTTTGCTGGCGCGCCGCGATGCCAGTTTCGCCCGTTCGCAGAAACACTATTACGTCGACCCGCCACGCATCGAGCGCGGCTGGCGCAACCACCTGATCGACATGCAGGGCCGTTCCTACCTGGACATGCTCAACAACGTCGCGGTGCTCGGCCATGGCCATCCACGGATGGCCGCCGAGGCCGCGCGCCAATGGTCGCTGCTCAACACCAACTCGCGTTTCCACTACGCGGCGATTGCCGAGTTCTCCGAGCGCTTGCTGGAGCTGGCACCGGACTCCATGGACCGGGTGTTCCTGGTTAACAGCGGCAGCGAGGCCAACGACCTGGCGATCCGCCTGGCCTGGGCCTACAGCGGCGGGCGCGACCTGCTCAGCGTGCTGGAGGCCTATCACGGCTGGACGGTGGGCGCGGATGCGGTGTCCACGTCGATCGCCGACAACCCACAGGCCCTGAGCAGCCGCCCGGACTGGGTGCATCCGGTGACCGCGCCCAATACCTATCGCGGCGAGTTCCGCGGCCAGGACAGCACCGCGGACTACGTGCGCAGCGTCGAACACAACCTGGCCAAACTGGCGGAGCAGAATCGCCAATTGGCCGGTTTCATCTGCGAGCCGGTGTATGGCAACGCCGGCGGCATCGCCCTGCCGCCGGGTTACCTGAAGCAGGTCTATGCGCTGGTCCGCGCCCAGGGCGGGGTGTGCATCGCCGACGAGGTGCAGGTCGGCTACGGGCGCATGGGCACGTTCTTCTGGGGCTTCGAAGAGCAGGGCGTGGTGCCGGACATCATCACCATGGCCAAAGGCATGGGCAACGGCCAGCCGCTGGGGGCGGTGATCACCCGCCGGGAGATTGCCGAAGCGCTGGAGGCCGAAGGTTATTTCTTCTCCTCGGCCGGCGGCAGCCCGGTGAGTTGCCGGATCGGCATGGCTGTGCTGGACGTGATGCAGGAAGAAAAACTCTGGGAAAACGCCCAGGTGGTCGGTGGCCACTTCAAGCAGCGCCTCGAAGCCCTGATCGAGCGTTATCCGCTGGTGGGCGCGGTGCATGGCTCGGGGTTCTACCTGGGCCTGGAGCTGATCCGCGATCGCCAGACCCTGGAGCCGGCCACGCAGGAGACCGCCCTGCTGTGCGATCGCCTGCGCGAGCTGGGGATCTTCATGCAGCCCACTGGCGATGACCTGAACATTCTCAAGATCAAGCCGCCGATGGTCACCACGCGCCAGAGCGTCGATTTCTTTGTCGACATGTTGGCCAAGGTGCTGGAGGAGGGGCTCTAG
- the aguB gene encoding N-carbamoylputrescine amidase yields MSRIVTVAATQMACSWDLEANIETAEKLVREAAAKGAQIILIQELFEAPYFCQKPNPDYLQLATPVESNAAIAHFQKVAKELQVVLPISFYELAGRARFNSIAIIDADGSNLGIYRKSHIPDGPGYHEKYYFNPGDTGFKVWNTRYAKIGVGICWDQWFPECARSMALQGAQILFYPTAIGSEPHDQSISSRDHWQRVQQGHAGANLMPLIASNRIGNEEQDGYDITFYGSSFIANQFGEKVEELNETEEGILVHSFDLDELEHIRSAWGSFRDRRPNLYSAIKTLDGSLES; encoded by the coding sequence ATGAGCCGTATCGTTACCGTCGCCGCAACCCAGATGGCCTGTTCCTGGGACCTCGAAGCCAATATCGAGACCGCGGAAAAGCTGGTCCGCGAGGCCGCCGCCAAAGGCGCGCAGATCATCCTGATCCAGGAACTGTTCGAGGCCCCGTACTTCTGCCAGAAGCCGAACCCGGACTACCTGCAGCTGGCGACCCCGGTGGAAAGCAATGCGGCCATCGCGCACTTCCAGAAAGTCGCCAAGGAGCTGCAGGTGGTGCTGCCGATCAGCTTCTATGAACTGGCCGGGCGGGCGCGTTTCAACAGCATCGCGATCATCGACGCCGACGGCAGCAACCTCGGGATTTATCGTAAAAGCCACATCCCGGACGGCCCCGGCTATCACGAAAAGTACTACTTCAACCCGGGCGACACCGGCTTCAAGGTGTGGAACACCCGCTACGCGAAAATCGGCGTGGGCATCTGCTGGGACCAGTGGTTCCCGGAGTGCGCCCGCAGCATGGCCCTGCAAGGCGCACAGATTCTGTTTTACCCGACCGCCATCGGCAGCGAGCCCCACGACCAGAGCATCTCGTCCCGCGACCACTGGCAGCGCGTGCAACAAGGCCACGCCGGCGCCAACCTGATGCCGCTGATCGCCAGCAACCGCATCGGCAACGAAGAGCAGGACGGCTACGACATCACCTTCTACGGCTCGTCGTTCATCGCCAACCAGTTCGGCGAGAAGGTTGAAGAACTGAACGAGACTGAAGAAGGTATTCTTGTCCACAGTTTCGACCTCGACGAGCTGGAACACATTCGCAGCGCCTGGGGTTCGTTCCGCGACCGTCGGCCGAACCTGTACAGCGCGATCAAAACCCTCGACGGTTCCCTGGAGTCCTGA